In Nostoc piscinale CENA21, the genomic stretch TTGACCCAACTAGCTTTTGAGGGGCAAGCGAACACAGAACGCCTGCAAGCAAAGTTAATCATTGGTGATGCGAGAATATCAATTCAAGCAGTTAATCAAGCAGGGTTTCATGCAGATGCTATTTTTTTAGATCCCTTTTCACCGCCCCAGTGTCCTCAATTATGGACTGTAGAATTTATTCAACAAGTTTCAGTGTGTTTACAAAAAAATGGCTGGCTGGCGACTTATTCTTGTGCGGCATCTGTACGTACAGCCATGAAATTAGCTGGTTTAAACATAGGTTCTACGCCACCAGTCGGCAGGCGATCGCCTGGTACAGTTGCCGCATATCCTCAAAATGGTGAGTGTTTCCACAATTTACTGCCGCCTCTTTCCCAGGAAGAACAAGAACATTTGTTAACTCGTGCCGCAATTCCTTACCGCGATCCCCAATTAAATGATCCACCAGAAGCCATTATTGTGCGACGACAACAAGAGCAACAAGTTTGTTCATTAGAACCTACTTCCCATTGGCGCAAACGTTGGTTAATGAAAAATCAAACAACCCACTCTTAGGAATTAAGCACTGACAGCGATAATACAATATGCTTGGGAACTTTCTGGTCTTAAGATTTGATGATTGACCATGAGTCAGTGATTGCACTTGTTTCAACACCATTATCCAACGGTCTACAACAGTAGATTCTCGTTATGCACAAAATAGTTATTTTGTACAGTGCATAAGTCCTAATATATTCATAATTCAAATCATACCCATTGGGAGAAGCAACAACTAAAAATATATATATACACGTTTTACTGCCAGCTAGTTTTTGATAAAAACTGAAATTCTTTAAACACTGAGTTGGCAATTTGTGGATATTAAAATCAACAGTTTTTCATAGGAAATGCTCTTAAAATTGTTCTATTTTTCGATGTATGGGTTGGGTCAATTAACCTCAGCTAAAATATTTATTGAGTATGATGATTATCAAAAGATTATCGCAAGAAATACATCTTTTCTTGAAATTTATATAAAAACTCAAAATAAAAACACAATTTTTCAGACAAATTACAACAGCAAAACATTTTCCTGTAACTGTACTGAATTCTTAAAAAATCTCCGTAAAAAACCTGATTTAACATCTGCGTGAATTTATGATACTAGAATGAGTACTTAGGATGTTTACAGCAAATTTCCCTTAGTAAAATTATATTTTTATAAAGAAAATATCCTTGGCATGATAAAAACAAGCAGCCTCAGAATAGGTGAGCAAGCTTGTCAAAATCCAAAGAAGAGCAAGTTACCAGAGCTAAATTTGATTTTTGCAGACAGAAACTGTTAGTTTAAGAAGAATGGGGTGCTTTCGTGATTTACTGGAGTGCTAATTCCACCAACTCTAATCAACAAAGTCATCGTGGAACAAATACCAAAAAAAAAATTACATACGGAAAATGCAAATCCTGAGCTAGAATGGCGAGATTTAGGGGACTATCCACTAAACTTATCCCAGCAAGAAGTAATGATTGAACAGGGACAAACCGAGTCTTCTTGGAGTAAATCTGAGATTAATTCTGGCTACAATTCATTATTATCTAGAAATCTACAAGCCAAAGGCTCCAAAGTGAATTGCTTCTTTGATACTGAAGCACCAAAAATTTTAGTAGTTGACGACCATGCGGCAAGTCGAATGACAGCTGCGGCTTTGCTGGCAATGGAAGGTTATGAAGTAATTGAAGCAGACAGTGGTGCGGCTGCTGTAATGTTAGTAACACAAAAACAACCAGATTTAGTGTTGCTGGATGTGATGATGCCAGGGATGGATGGGTTTGAGGTATGTCAATTACTCAAACAAGACGAACATACAAGGCTGATTCCAGTAATATTTATTACAGCATTAAATGATCGGCGATCGCGCATTCGTGGTATTGAAGTGGGCGCTGATGATTTCCTCACCAAACCTTTTGACCGGGTGGAATTAGCAGCCCGTGTGAAGTCGCTAGTCCGGCAAAAGCGGTTAAACGAAGACCTAGACCACGCTGAACAAGTCTTGTTCTCCATTGCCAGAGCTATTGAAAGTCGAGACCCCAATACCGGAGATCACTGTGAACGCCTAGTCAAGCTAGGACAAGCTTTTGGTGAATACTTAAATCTTTCTCGTTCTCAACTGCGGGATTTGATGTGGGGTGGTTATCTTCACGATATAGGTAAAGTTGGCATTCCCGATGCAGTGCTACTCAAGAATGAGCAACTCACCTTAGAAGATTGGGAAATGATGCAGCAGCATGTTTTAATTGGCGAAAGAATTTGTCAACCCCTACGCAGTATGCAGGGGGTAATTCCAATTATTCGCCATCATCATGAGCGTTGGAATGGTTCGGGTTATCCTGACGGACTCAAAGGTAATGAAATTCCTTTCCTCGCCCAAGTATTTCAATTGATTGATATTTATGATGCTTTAACTAGCGAAAGACCTTACAAAAGAGCCTTTACTCCAGAGGAAGCTTTATCGGTGATGCGAGAAGAAACTGAAGCGGGTTGGCGTAACCCCGAACTCATGGAGCGGTTTACTGATTTTATTCACACTTACAGGCAAAGGTGATGTTTTAGCTCTAAATTATCAGTGGAAGTAGAAAGTAGCCACCATGAACTGCTTACACCAGAACATATAAAAGAGGGGTTGAGGACTAGTATTTTTACTCAGCACTCAGCGATTGCGTGCTGAGAGAAGTTGCGTGCGCGGGTTCCCCGTGTTGAGCAAAGTTCGGGGGATTTCCCCTGTTGAGCAAACTTCGGTGACTCAGCACTTTCAAGCTAGAACTAAAGGCTACCTTCATCGAAGGCTTGTGCAACTTGCTTTATGCCTCCTGCTATACTACCCTTTGGGAACGTCAAGGGCGGACACGCTTCATACTTTTGATTATGGTAGTTGTAGCAATTCTAGCGGCGGGACGCGGCACAAGGATGAAATCAAGCTTACCCAAAGTTTTACATTCTTTGGGTGGGCGATCGCTAGTAGAAAAAGTTTTAGAAAGTGTAGAACCACTTTCACCTACAAGGCGAATCGTGATTGTAGGCTATCAAGCCTCGGAAGTAAAAGCTGCTATCCAATCACGTTTTAGCTTGGAGTTTGTAGAACAGACAGTACAACTGGGGACTGGTCACGCCATCCAGCAATTACTTCCCCATCTTGAGGGCTACACGGGAGATTTATTAGTCCTGAATGGTGATGTTCCACTGCTACGTACCGAAACCCTGAAACAGCTATTGCTTACGCACCAACAAAATCAAAACGCTGCTACTATTCTGACTGCACATTTATCCAACCCTAAAGGTTATGGGCGAGTTTTTTGTAATGGGGAAAACATCGTTCAACAAATGGTTGAAGATAAAGATTGTACCCCTGCTCAAAGAGAAAATCGCCGAGTTAATGCCGGGGTTTACTGCTTTCGTTGGCCGGAATTAGCTAAAGTTTTACCGCATTTAGAAGCTAACAATGCCCAAAAAGAATACTATCTCACCGATGCTGTCACCCAAGTTGGGAAAGTGATGGCTGTGGATGTCGCAGATGAGCAAGAAATTTTGGGGATTAATGATCGCCTACAATTAGCTACAGCCTACGAAATTTTACAAAGGCGGATCAAAGAAAAATGGATGACCGCAGGTGTAACGCTCATCGACCCCAACAGCATCACCATTGACGACACTGTAGAATTACAACCAGATGTGATTATTGAGCCGCAAACTCATCTCCGGGGAAACACCACAATTAAAACTGGTAGCCGCATCGGGCCGGGAAGTTTGATTGAAAATAGCCAAATCAGCGAAAATGTCACTGTCCAATATTCT encodes the following:
- a CDS encoding tRNA (5-methylaminomethyl-2-thiouridine)(34)-methyltransferase MnmD, with protein sequence MSEFENFIPQATADGSFTFFSPEFNESFHSHFGAKQESYFKFVEPTQLAQAAQKPVVRLLDVCYGLGYNTAAALQTIWTVNPSCYVELIGLELNPAVPQAAIANHLFDQWVYEYTPILTQLAFEGQANTERLQAKLIIGDARISIQAVNQAGFHADAIFLDPFSPPQCPQLWTVEFIQQVSVCLQKNGWLATYSCAASVRTAMKLAGLNIGSTPPVGRRSPGTVAAYPQNGECFHNLLPPLSQEEQEHLLTRAAIPYRDPQLNDPPEAIIVRRQQEQQVCSLEPTSHWRKRWLMKNQTTHS
- a CDS encoding response regulator — encoded protein: MEQIPKKKLHTENANPELEWRDLGDYPLNLSQQEVMIEQGQTESSWSKSEINSGYNSLLSRNLQAKGSKVNCFFDTEAPKILVVDDHAASRMTAAALLAMEGYEVIEADSGAAAVMLVTQKQPDLVLLDVMMPGMDGFEVCQLLKQDEHTRLIPVIFITALNDRRSRIRGIEVGADDFLTKPFDRVELAARVKSLVRQKRLNEDLDHAEQVLFSIARAIESRDPNTGDHCERLVKLGQAFGEYLNLSRSQLRDLMWGGYLHDIGKVGIPDAVLLKNEQLTLEDWEMMQQHVLIGERICQPLRSMQGVIPIIRHHHERWNGSGYPDGLKGNEIPFLAQVFQLIDIYDALTSERPYKRAFTPEEALSVMREETEAGWRNPELMERFTDFIHTYRQR
- the glmU gene encoding bifunctional UDP-N-acetylglucosamine diphosphorylase/glucosamine-1-phosphate N-acetyltransferase GlmU, giving the protein MVVVAILAAGRGTRMKSSLPKVLHSLGGRSLVEKVLESVEPLSPTRRIVIVGYQASEVKAAIQSRFSLEFVEQTVQLGTGHAIQQLLPHLEGYTGDLLVLNGDVPLLRTETLKQLLLTHQQNQNAATILTAHLSNPKGYGRVFCNGENIVQQMVEDKDCTPAQRENRRVNAGVYCFRWPELAKVLPHLEANNAQKEYYLTDAVTQVGKVMAVDVADEQEILGINDRLQLATAYEILQRRIKEKWMTAGVTLIDPNSITIDDTVELQPDVIIEPQTHLRGNTTIKTGSRIGPGSLIENSQISENVTVQYSVVTDSIVQAGTRIGPYAHLRGNTQVGENCRVGNFVELKNTQLGEKTNVAHLSYLGDATAGTQVNIGAGTITANYDGVKKHRTKIGDRTKTGSNSVLVAPVTLGDDVYVAAGSTVTEDVPNDSLVIARSRQVVKQGWRRKSAEC